In the Nitrospira sp. genome, CCGTATCGACCGGCTGATCGAATACGTGTGGAATCTTGATCGGGTCAAGGACATCGGTACACTCATGCCATTGTTGAAGATCTGAATTACAAGATCAGTGATGATGGATATGAAAAAGGATTCACAAACTCAGACAAAGGCAGCTCGCCTGCGTGAGTTGCTGGCCGCACGCACCCTCGCTATACCGGGTGCGTTCAACGCGCTGGTCGCGAAACAAGTCGAACGGGCTGGCTACGAGACCGTGTATGTCTCTGGGGCGGCGATCTCCGCTTGCCGTGGAGTGCCGGATATCGGGCTTCTCACGCTCAGCGAGATGGCCGGCGAAGCAGGAAGGATTGCTAAAGCCGTGTCAATTCCGACCATCGTCGATGCCGATACGGGCTATGGCGGTCCGGAGGAGACTGCGGAAGCAGTGAGGGTGTTCGAAGAAAACGATCTTGCGGGCATGCAGATTGAAGATCAAGAAACAGCCAAGAAGTGCGGGCATCTTTCCGGGAAACTTCTGGTATCTGTTGACGAAATGGTGGCGAAGATCGAGGCGGCTGTGCATGCGAAAAGAGATCGGGATTTCATGATCGTCGCCCGCACCGATGCCCGCGCGGTGGAGGGAGTGGAGGCTGCTATTCAACGTGCCGCGACGTATGCGAAGGCCGGTGCGGATGCACTGTTCCCGGAGGCGCTAGAGTCCGCCGAAGAGTTTCGAGTCTTCGCCCGCGAAATCCAGGAGGAAGGAGTCACCGTTCCGTTGATCGCCAATATGACGGAGTTTGGTAAAACGCCACTGTTGAGCGTCGAAGAATTCGAGAGGCTAGGGTATCGCGGCGTACTTTTCCCCGTGACGGGGTTGCGGACAGCCTTGCAAGCCATCAATAGGTTGCTGGCTGAACTGAAGCTGTTCGGGTCTCAGAAGGACTGGCTCCATCACATGATGACGCGACGAGAACTGTACGCGCTGCTCCGGTACACGGACCCTCATGAGCACCGGGAAGGGAGGACCAATGAGCATGGTCATAAATGATTCTCTCGTGATCAAAGTGAAAGACGGTCCTGCGTATAGCCCCGGACTTGAAGGAGTGATCGCCGGCGAATCGGCTCTCTGCCTCGTCGATGAAGAAGAAGCCGGTCTTCTCTATCGAGGGTACCCGATCCGCGAGTTGGCGGAGCACAGCACGTTTGAGGAGGTCGCCTATCTGCTGCTGTTCGGCCATCTGCCGAATCAAAAAGAGCTGATAGCGTTCGCAGCGGACCTCGTTAAAAATGCCGCCCTCCCTCGTCTCCTCGACATATTCCTCAGTGCAGTACCTTCCGGCTCACACCCAATGGATATCGTCCGAACGGGTGTGTCACTGCTGGGTATAGTCGATCCGGATACAGTCGATCACTCTCACGAGGCCAACGTTCGGAAGTCCGTCCGACTGATGGCGCAAATCCCCCTGTTGGTCGCGACCTCCCATCGGCTCATGAACGGCAAACCTCGCGTCCGGCCACGGGAGGATCTGACCTTTGCGGAGAATCTCTTGTATCTCCTCACCGACCGGAAGGGGGATGATCAGGCAAAAGCCATGGCTCGGGTCCTTGACGTCTCCCTCACGTTGTATGCCGAACACGAATTCAACGCATCCACGTTCGCCGCTCGTGTCACGGCGTCGACGATGACGGATCTGTACTCGGCCATTACTTCCGCGACTGGGGCGCTCAAGGGGCCGCTCCATGGCGGGGCTAACGAAGCGGTGGCCGAAATGTTTCTCGATATCGGCAGCCGTGAACGGGCGGAAACATGGGTGCGAGACGCTCTTGTGAAAAAACACCGGATCATGGGTTTCGGTCACCGCGTGCTCAAGAAAGGCGACGCTCGTTCAGCCATCATTCAACGGCATGCCGAATCGTTGAGCCGGATGTGCGGCGACCACCGATGGTATGAGATTGCGACGACCGTCGATCATGTCATGCAGCGTGAAAAAGGCCTTCATCCCAATCTCGATTTTTACACCGCGGTCGCCTACCTGTTGATGGCGATCCCTCCTGCTTTTTACACGCCGTTGTTCGTCTGCTCGCGCATTACCGGATGGTGTGCGCATGTCATCGAACAACAGGATCACAACCGGTTGATGAGACCCCGCGCACTCTACAGGGGGCCGTCAAGAAGAGAATATGTTCCCCTTGATCGCCGTACCTGACCTCATCGCACGGGTATGGTTGATTACGCTGTATGCTCTCTATACGGGACCATCAAGGAAAGAATATGTCTCTATTAATTGACGCACCTGACCCCATCGCACGGGCACGGTTGGTGAGGCTGCGTGCTCTCTACAGGGAAGCATTGAGGAGGGAACATGTCTCCATTAGTTGTCGTGCCTGAACATATTGCGCAGGCACGGAAAGTCGGAGGTCTGTGTCCTGCGCTTCAGTGGAACTCGTTCGCCGACTTCTTTAAATCCCGTGTCTACGATCCTTCCTTAGTCAATCGCACGCTCTTGACCTATTGCGACGACGATCTGGCTGTCCGCTACTCCTACAGCTATGCGGAATTCGGGATGGTCGTCCACCTGGTCGCTTCGTTTCTCCATGACCAGGTGGGCCTAAGACGAGGGGACCGGCTGGCGATGATGCTCTTCAATCACGACATGACCGTGATGCTGTACTTTGCGGCGTGGGTACTGGGTGTCACGATCGTCCCGATCAACATCGAGGAGTCCACCGATAAGAAGGGCTACATCCTCGAACATTCCGAAGCCTCAACCGTCTGTTGCTGGTATGGCCTTCTTGAAGAAGTGAAAGACCTTCAACGAGAACTTCCGGCCTTACGACAGGTGATTGCGTTGAATGATGATGGTTTCGTAGAAGGTCCGAAGCATCGGTCGAGTGCCAAGATGACAGCACCCCACTCATCCTTGGGCCCAACATCTCACGCCCCCGGTCTCGAAGACGAAGCGCTCATCGTCTATACCTCGGGGACCACTGGTCCGCCCAAAGGGGTGGTCCTCACCGTAGAGAATTTGCTTCTCGATGCCGATGCGATCACCGACTGGCATCAGTTTGGGGCAGACGACCGCTTGATGTGTGTGCTCCCGATTCATCATGTGAACGGGACGGTCGTCACACTGGTCACACCGTTCTATTGCAAAGGCAGCATCGTCCTGAATCGTAAGTTCAAAAGCGCTACATTCTGGCGGAGATTACACGAAGAGCGGGTCACCTGCGTCAGCGTCGTTCCGACGTTGCTTGAATTTCTCCTCGATGCGAATGACGATGTGACTGCATACAAACTCGATCATTTCGGCGGATTCATTTGCGGGGCAGGGCCGCTGCTCAAGGACACCGCCTTACGGTTTGAAGACCGATTCGGTTTTCTGATTCGCCATGGGTACGGTTTGTCCGAAACGACCTGCTATTCCTGTTTTCTGCCGAATGATCTGTCGCGCAATGAACATCGCCACTGGATCGGAGACTACGAGTTTCCCTCGATCGGAGTCCCTCTCCGGCACAATTCGATGGCAATTCTGAGCGATGATGGGCAACCGCTGCCGGAAATGGCGAGAGGAGAAATTGGCATCCGTGGCGGAACCGTCTGTGCCGGCTACTTCAAGTGCGACGACGCCAACGAGGCGGCGTTTCAATGGGGCTGGTTCCGATCTGGAGACGAGGGGTTCTATGTCCGAGATCAGGCAGGGAGGCCATTTTTCTTCATTTCGGGCCGTCTCAAGGAACTCATTATCCGCGGTGGGGTGAATATTGCTCCACTTGAAATCGACGAGGTGTTACAGACTCATCCTCTCGTCCGATTCGCGATGGCTGTGCCGTTTGAGCATCGGTACTATGGAGAGGAGGTTGCCGCCTATGTGGTACTCCGAGACGGAGGTGCTCCCCCCACGGAAGCCGAGTTGCTCGTTCACTGCCGTCGACGGCTTCCGCTCTCAAAATGTCCGAAGGTCATCCACTTTGGACACGAAGTTCCCTATACCTCGACCGGCAAACCCAAACGACTGGAATTAAAGACCCGTCTTGCTCCTCTATTGGCAGCCTATCGCGATCATCAATTCAAGGCGTAGAGGCTATAGAAAACCAGTAATTATATCTTATAGCCACTCACCGATCATGAAACCTCCATTCAGTAATGCGAAGACCAGAATCCCGGATGTGGAGGCCATGCATGTTGATAGCAAGAATGAGCAGTGACTGAGCGTGAAGATAAGTGTTGATGGCCTTGACGCGCCCATCAACGGAAAGTTTCTCCTAAATGTGATGCAGGGCGAGTCTTCACGGCCTCGATTGAGACGCGATGCGATACGCCGTATTTCCTTAGCGGTGACTGGACAGGGAAACCTTCTCTTCTTTTACGACGCCCTCGCCCGCATTATTCATGAACGCTTCTACTGCAACCGCCAAGACGCTGCTGCGACAAGCCTGGCCGCGGTTTCGCTGCGGCCAGGCGGGCAGGCTCACTCCTCATGACCTCGACATACTGTTTCAAGTATGCCTTGGTCTCTCGTCGCTCCGCGTGCCCGTCTCGCGTGGCGTCTTGCCGGTTTCGTGACGAACCGTCATGAATAATACGAGCTAAGATCTGCTCCTCAGAGATATAGGCTTTTGAGGGCACCGGCATGGATCTGTACTTTGCAGTTACGCGGCCATACGAAATGCCCAACGCTCCGCATCACGTTTCATTTGCGCGAGCGCTCGCGCTTCTCGGCTCTGCGCCGCCATAGACAACCCTGCCAGAAAGACCGTGGTAAGCAGAACGCCGGCGATCATGAGGTACCCCATCGGGATCTCCAGCCATGATGCCGATTCGGTAGAAGCGACAGCGATATGTTTTGAAGGTACTGTCGGAGCTGCCGTGATGGTCGGCTGCATCGGCCGATCGGTGATACCCTCGTTGCGAGCGGCGGCAACGATCAAGCTAGCCAGCTGCTCTTGCTGTGCAGCGTGCCCTTTTCCCCCGTTCATTTGTGCGTGCGCAACTTGAACCACCGCAGATCCGAGACGCTCCTGAATGGCACCTTCCTGGAGCCAGTCGTGTTGGGACGCCTCGACGATGCGGCGTCCGAGCATTGTTTGCCATGTAGAGGCGAAGGCATTGTGCAGGCGCTGCCCTTGGGCTTCTATCGCGCCGATCATGTTCATGTTGTATGCGGTGTCATACTGATCAACAGACAACAGGCCGTTTCGTACGCCACGTTTCGTGAAATTGACGATCCCCCGCCCCATGACGCCCTGCACACGGGCGAGATGAGCCGCCGGCACGGTCACCCCTTGGTCGAGGACGGTGCCGAGCCAACCGCTCGAGCCAGATTGCCAGTCATGATACGCCATAGTGACGCGGTTCCATTCAGTCACCGAGTGAGCCAGAGCCTGATTGGTCCGGCGTTCCATGAGCGCTTGATCGACGATGGCTTGCCCCAACGCTGGTTGGAGGAAGCGCAAGCCATTATCCATACTGGACGATTGCTCCACCCCAGGAGCGTTCGGCAGAACGGCTTGGTATGTTCCATTGACGGCAAGAAACAGGAGAAGCGCTCCGAAGAGAATGGCACACATCCCGACACCCACGATGATATCGATGGTGTTGTAACGATAGGACATAGCTACCTCCTTGCCACGTCGAGCCATCGTCTGAGCGGCCATGGTACTGAAGTGACGTCGCCGGACTCACAAGCCCGATGACAAAACGCAGCGATAACTTAGCAAGATGAGTGAGGAGAATTGAAAGAGAAGGGAGGATATATTGACCACATTCAGTCGGTCGGTGTGTTATCCCCGCGACAAACATGGCCCCCACCTCCTGAAGAATGAGGCGGTATCAATGTATTACTCTACGCCTCATGGAGCACAACGGTCAACTGTAGTTCACGCATGACTGAATCAATCTTTCATTCTGATCCTGCGTCAAATTGAGACAACAGAAGGATAGCTGCGCTCTTGTCCCTGTAGCCATACTACGTGTTCACACTCACAACGTTCGAAAATGGGGCGAGGTGCTGGCTAACTGCTTCCGCTCGAGGACATCCGTTTCCCGTAGGCCATGGTGCCCTACGCCCACGGTGTGGCGCATGTTGTTACAGGAGAATGGGCTGAAGAGAAGACGGCTCTCTTGATCGCCGCGCATGCGCTGTCCGGCGAGATCGCGACCCGCCGTAATGATCTCGAGGTCGGCATCCATCATTTCAGCGAAGCAGCCAAGATCGAAGATGCAAGACTCTAATTCGAATCACCCAAGTGGTACTACTCAATCAGGCACTCGCTCGGCGCCGTGCTCGTGAACGCTGGTCGTCATGTCGAGGTCGAGAACGTGTATTGTGAGGATCTCCGTCGCTTTCCAGAAAACGGGTGGTCTCTATTCGGGCTTGCGCAGTCACTTCGAGCGCAGGGAGGACCGCCGAAGCGGCTGACGCGGAAGCTCGCTTCCAGCACACGTGGGCGGCCACGGACGTGACGCTAACAGCATCGAGATTCTAGGGGAGAGGGGGCGGGACGCGATAGCCGCAATGTGGGGTCGGATAGGCGCAGCAGCCTTCGGCCCGTTGCGACGATGCTGTCTGTTTGAAACCACTCGTGCGCGAGACATTCAGGCATAGCAGTCCCATGTTGGGAACGGGAAGGTGGAAGCCGGAACGTCCCAGACTCGAAAAAACAACCTTGGCCACTGGATTGCCGAAGCATTGACGGGGCGTAAGAGTCTCCTGGCAGCTTGATAAGCCAATACTTACGTTATTGCAACCTTGAATGCCTGAGACTCATGGCCACCCGCATAAATTCGACATCCTGCGAAATATTCGTAGGCAGCCGACTGCCTCTGTCATGACAAGACAGTCGCGTTTGCCTTCTACGACTCCTCGGCTCCGTACTGATCTCACTTTCAAGATTCTGCGGTTGTGCGTCTCCTGCAAGGCTACTCTCATTGGCATTGTCATCTGCCGGGAGCGTGGAGGGCCGGTGGTTAGAGATGATGTGCTGCCCAGCTGGTTCCAAGCTTGTGCACGGTGTTCGGTGTAAAGCGAAGCCGATATCCACAATGAGAGCGGAGGGACGATCGCCGCTTATTCTGATGAGCCTGCACAACGCGAGGGCATTTCCTTTCTTGACTAGGTGCATATGTACCTAGTATACGTAGCAATGCAGATTTGGACTACATATAGTGTTTTGAAATGTTCTGAGTAGATCTGAACGGTCCTGACGGAAATTCCTAAAAATAGATCAGGTAAAAAGAGAGAGTCATATTTGCGCGATATGATTCATTCATTACTGAATGAGAAATAACTAATGTTCTTGACTAGGCATCAAATGACCTAGTATACGTAGCGATCCATGCGCTGTGCTTGCATGGATCACCAAGTATTTAGGTCCGTAGGGGCCTCTATGTTGAATCCGAAAACGAGATTGGGACAAACGGGGCGAAGCTATGCGCGCTGCCAGTCATGAACAGCACGATGCGGGGCAACAGGAGGAGCGGTTACTAGAGACGGCTTCTCGATGGTATGCCCTTCAGACGTATTTTCATCATGAGAAGCAGGTTCGAGACCGGTTGGTAGCGTGTGGGA is a window encoding:
- the prpB gene encoding methylisocitrate lyase; the encoded protein is MKKDSQTQTKAARLRELLAARTLAIPGAFNALVAKQVERAGYETVYVSGAAISACRGVPDIGLLTLSEMAGEAGRIAKAVSIPTIVDADTGYGGPEETAEAVRVFEENDLAGMQIEDQETAKKCGHLSGKLLVSVDEMVAKIEAAVHAKRDRDFMIVARTDARAVEGVEAAIQRAATYAKAGADALFPEALESAEEFRVFAREIQEEGVTVPLIANMTEFGKTPLLSVEEFERLGYRGVLFPVTGLRTALQAINRLLAELKLFGSQKDWLHHMMTRRELYALLRYTDPHEHREGRTNEHGHK
- a CDS encoding acyl--CoA ligase, producing MSPLVVVPEHIAQARKVGGLCPALQWNSFADFFKSRVYDPSLVNRTLLTYCDDDLAVRYSYSYAEFGMVVHLVASFLHDQVGLRRGDRLAMMLFNHDMTVMLYFAAWVLGVTIVPINIEESTDKKGYILEHSEASTVCCWYGLLEEVKDLQRELPALRQVIALNDDGFVEGPKHRSSAKMTAPHSSLGPTSHAPGLEDEALIVYTSGTTGPPKGVVLTVENLLLDADAITDWHQFGADDRLMCVLPIHHVNGTVVTLVTPFYCKGSIVLNRKFKSATFWRRLHEERVTCVSVVPTLLEFLLDANDDVTAYKLDHFGGFICGAGPLLKDTALRFEDRFGFLIRHGYGLSETTCYSCFLPNDLSRNEHRHWIGDYEFPSIGVPLRHNSMAILSDDGQPLPEMARGEIGIRGGTVCAGYFKCDDANEAAFQWGWFRSGDEGFYVRDQAGRPFFFISGRLKELIIRGGVNIAPLEIDEVLQTHPLVRFAMAVPFEHRYYGEEVAAYVVLRDGGAPPTEAELLVHCRRRLPLSKCPKVIHFGHEVPYTSTGKPKRLELKTRLAPLLAAYRDHQFKA
- a CDS encoding citrate synthase (catalyzes the formation of citrate from acetyl-CoA and oxaloacetate), whose translation is MSMVINDSLVIKVKDGPAYSPGLEGVIAGESALCLVDEEEAGLLYRGYPIRELAEHSTFEEVAYLLLFGHLPNQKELIAFAADLVKNAALPRLLDIFLSAVPSGSHPMDIVRTGVSLLGIVDPDTVDHSHEANVRKSVRLMAQIPLLVATSHRLMNGKPRVRPREDLTFAENLLYLLTDRKGDDQAKAMARVLDVSLTLYAEHEFNASTFAARVTASTMTDLYSAITSATGALKGPLHGGANEAVAEMFLDIGSRERAETWVRDALVKKHRIMGFGHRVLKKGDARSAIIQRHAESLSRMCGDHRWYEIATTVDHVMQREKGLHPNLDFYTAVAYLLMAIPPAFYTPLFVCSRITGWCAHVIEQQDHNRLMRPRALYRGPSRREYVPLDRRT